Genomic segment of Apium graveolens cultivar Ventura chromosome 7, ASM990537v1, whole genome shotgun sequence:
gggatacccaactgacagtggagtattcaatcggccaaaattagccacttttttcagaatgactattattgttaaattttttcaaaaatcggctatttttgtcatttttttaaaaaatgaccAATTTTAGATTACACTAATATTTGGGTATCCCACACTTtggtatattatgttaattttaTGTAAAAAACAGGTTAAAAGTTGGATTTCACTCGTAAAATTATGGATATTAAAAAAAGTTATTTAAATAACATTTTCTTTAAATATGGTTGAAACTAATAACCGATAaaataataacatttttaaaaataataattttttggtACCAATATTATGGAGATAATGTATTTTCATTttcgataaaataataaactagctataaaaaatattattttctgGTCCCGAGACTATTAATTTAAATAGGTTTAACTGGATCTTATTTAGTGTATTGaaaataaaaagagaattaaattttagaaataataaatatattaatagATTTGAAAAATCATCTTTCAATTTGTATTGAAGAGAGAAAATGCCCAAAATATTTCAAGTTTGGGTCCTGCTGTCCAAATAATCTTTTCTAGGTAATCTCATTTCTCAAATATGTATTGTTCactaaaattgaaaaataaataatggACATATGTATATCTGAAATGCGTATTCAAAATATACATCTTTAAAATATATATTCAGTGGGTATTTAGGGTGCTTTCCGCGATTCTAAATATTTTGAATTTTATGGGGAAAAGCGGGTATTCACCCTATTGAAGAAGTTAAGTATTAATAATTTGAACTTTTTTCCAAAATAGACATATATGATCGAACATAGTAAAATCTAGGACTATATTTATATTATTGTCTATGCTTCACCATCATTAATTTTGACTTAATTGACTTTAACTTGATTAATAActgaatttttaaatttttaatttactatttgttaaataaaatatatttataccAGAAAATTTAATAAGCCCAAGAGTGGATGAAGGACCACATATTTGAAGAGTAAGCCCATATTTGAAGAATAAGCATTAACTTGCTTCATGGCCAACTCTAATAACATGTCAATTTTCCCATCGAACCTGAAAGTGCAGAGAACTAGGTAACTTGACAGCTCTTCACTAAGTAAAACAAAAGATGGTCAGTTTTTGCTACCACATTTCATCTAATCAATGTCATGCTAATGCACAACATCTTCAAGTTGCATAGATTAATTTGCGTGCATATGTAATCTTGTATCATTAGTAGTAACCTTGCATGTTTACACTAAACTAATTATTGCATCAAATAATAATAAGTGTTTACATATACCTGAGTTCATAATATTTTTAGTAAAATTGTACAAATAAAGTTTGGAGGTTTAGTGTAACCTCAAAATGTTATAAAAACTTATCTGTGAAGCAACTTCACCCATTAAAGTTATGCTACTTATGCTAATAGGCTTCAACTAACACGTAATGCAGCTGTGGATATGCTGATATAAAAGTCTGCACCAGATTGAAATAAGAACTTGAAATTTATAAACCAAAAAAAGTCCCTGTAATATCGAAAAATGGTTGTTTGTTGTAGAATACTGTGGTTCTCTCTTTTAATATCCACATTGCTGTTCAGCATTTCATCAGCTGATCAAGAATTTTTCGATACTATTTGCGCAGATACTGATAACAGAACTCTATGCTTACAAGTTCTCAGGGATTCAGCAGATGCTATCCGCGCCATTCTTGGGGAAACTGCAGCTAACGCAGCACTGGGACAGGTAAAAGTGACGAGGGATCTTATTTACGCGTTCGCAAAGAGGGCACATAAACCAGGAGAGAAAGAGCAGTACAGAAATTGCATAATGTCTTATAACTTTGCCATAGAAAGCCTCCATAAATATAAGACAGCAATTGCCATCAAGGATTTTGATACTGCAAATGTCAGGGCTTCTGCTGCTTTGACTGATGCTTATTCGTGTTCCGATGAAGGCCCAGATATGCCTCCAGCAAATTTGCCTGCAAAACTTAAAGAAGCAAACCAGAAGGATAAAGCTTACATTACCATACCTTTAGTTGTTTCTAATGTTAAGTTTTAAAGGTTATGCTTGGCACAAGATAGAACTTTATAACTTCAAGTTCTACTAATTATGTAATTTAAAACACTCATTATCTGATGGATGTAGTTATGTTTGCACTTCTTCAATAAGAGCTACAAACTATAAACAACCTGTTATTAGTACTTGTAAGAAATTTTTTATATGCAAGCAGAGGGGGAGTCAGTTACAAAGTTACACTAGATTTATAATGGAAAACTGAATCCATATGAAATAATCATTGTTTTGCTCAGCACAATAAACCTCAGGATTCACAGATCAGAAGAGCAGCTTTTGAATACAGGCTGAGCGCCGGTCTTAACTGCCTCTGCTTCCTGAGTTGCATGTGGCATGGCACAAAAAACTCATGCTGAAGAGCTTCCTCTGCCCTTATTCTTGATCTTGGGTTTACAATTTCCGATATAAAAACAGTTGTGCTTTTATTGTAGCCCTGGCCCACACATTAGTTGAAAGACTTTAATTTGCCTAAGATGCCCCTCTGCATGGActcttagagcatctccaacagCTTCTTAGTTCATTTcctaaatttaatataaaatattggaTCTTAGTAACTTAAGACATCAATAGCTATTTCCAACTCCAACAACATTCCTTATATTCATTCCTTATACAATATTTAATCATTAAAAAGTAACATTATTACATAAAGTGAAGAAAAAGAAAGTGtttttttcaaatatatattataaaataaaaattagaagAGGAGAGAGGTTAGCTAAAGATAAGGAATGGGAAGAAGATCTTAGTGGATCTTAGTGATTTAAGGAATCACTAGGATACTGTTGGAGTAGTTTTTTTCTCCCTATTCCTTATATTTGACTTTAAGACTCCAAATAGCTAAGCTGTTGGAGTTGCTCTTATGAAACAAACATCTCATACATAcatcaaagaaaagaaaagacaTGATTCACATTCTCTGCACTTTGTGTCACCTCATGTTGTCGATAATTGTAAAATAATAATGTTCCCATCTATTTCTTTTCTAATCTTATTGGTTAGCTCTTGGGTGATAATACATTCTGTTGTCTCGGTGAAAGAATCAACAGACAGTCAGAAACTAAGGTGCACCCGCAAACTAGAGTAAATATCAAAACAAATACATGATATTTTTTTTTGGATAATGACCTTTGTATGATGTTAAAAATTCTTGTTTTCCAATTGTTTCTCAGTAGCTCAATTTCATTTTCAATAAGTTATATTTTGAACACTCTAGGAGAGCCTAATTACTTTGATGATGACAGATTGACAGTGACACACATAATAGAGATTTTAAAGTAATTGAAAACTTCAAGCAAGCCAAATAGAAGTACTCACCAAAGCCAAATTGAAATCTGTCAAATATCCTTTACTAGCTTTACAGGAGAACAGGAAGTTTCCAGGCTTAACATCTCTATGAACAACACCCTGCAAATGCAAGAAGGCAAGCTGATTAGACACGAGGAATACATATGAACAAAACATATCAAGATCCATTCCAACAGTTTCTCACCTGCTTGTGTAGAATAGCAAGAGCTTCAATAACACAATACAATATCATTGGACTTGAAAGACAATTGTTTTTCTCTTTAGGACCTGAGGTTAATTTAAAAATTAGAGACATGAACATTTCCACCTTTTCTATTGTAAGCCAACTAAAATTCATAGTGGGAACAAATATAATATTTGTTTTCTAAAATCATATTCAAGGGAGCTTTGCCAACTCTTGGTGATTAATAGCCTTGACAATATATGAGGCGGCATTTTATCTCTACTTTTTTGAATCCAAGCGGAAATCAAGCCACCCTTCTGGGGATGATTTTTACCATTGTTTGCCCACCATATCAACAATAAATTAGCTAAAATTAAAAGTTCAGCAGGCGTCATTGTCTCTTCCTCATTCATATTGAACAACACAGCACTGCGGCACCCCTGTCCTTTTGGAGCTTTAGGTAGAAGCGTTCTACTCTGTTTTAAGGATCCAACACACAATTaaactaaataaaatatatgCTTTCATTTCTACTTTCTTCTAAACTTAACTACAGGTTCAAGGAGTTGTCCATCCTCATGAAAACAAACCAAGCCCAACCACCTTAAAGGCCCACCTTCTATAGGGTTAATGTTAAAAAATTTGCAACATCGCCATACAAATATAACCTTATGATTGAAGTTTTTTTTGTCGTTACACCAGGCAATGAACCTTACAACCCCAACAACAAATCATCTAACACACCCTTTAACAAACCAAAACCAATGAAAAATAAATTAACTATCCATATACAAATAAAAAGAATAAGTTAGCACAAACACTATTTGAAACAGAACAGCTCCTTTTAAAACAAGTCATTTAAATTGTTGATACACCTGCCACTATAGTTAGCTGAATAACCATGGTAAATTACAATTATTATTTAATATGTAATTTAATATAATATGGTTTAATTAAAGAGGGAGTAGTGAGCTTAAGCCTTTAACCATTTAAATATGGTCGTACGTCTCCAACCCATCGGCTTGAATGTAAGGGTGGTGACACGATTCCTGATACCTTATGGATTTGACTCTAATATGACTAATCTGCTTAATTTTGAGCATAGTTGCACGGATCGCGGGTCGATCGGGTACGTGATACAAGTACAGGTACGTGGGATGTTAGTTTAAGTGAATCGAGTACGATGAGCCGTGAATCGGGTTCGCAGATCGACTTGAGGATCCCTTTTTGATCATAAGGAGTATCtcataaaaattatatatatttcagctactattatatatatttttgttttaatagctaaatttgaagaaaaatataaataagaaaaatattaatatttgtaacaattaaaattaattaattttataaattaatattttgcaaatatttttttttttgaaattaaaatgtcTGAATGTTGATGAAGTGCAATGCATACTAATAATAAGACGTGGATATTGTTGGTGAGCAGCTGGCCCATTGAGAATAAAAATTATCATGAATATGGACATGTCCAAAATTCATATGTTCATTTAATATTGTCACAAACTGTTAAATATCTTTGTCCCATGCAAATTGTCCTTTTCCCAGGCCCAATACTCACCACTCCCGAGACCCAATAACTCCCCACCCACCCCCACTTTGTCTTCTTCAACACATCAGATCTACACACAACCTTGTGTATATCTGTATTGTTAAACTTCAAAATGAAACAATTATCAACCATATAATACACAAATTGAACAACTCAACAGTCATTTCCTTGCCTCTTTTCACTTTTATGGCCGCCGGAATAAAATAGACGGGTTCGCCGGAATAAAATAGACGGGTTCGCCGGAAACCACGAATTGGTACGCGACCAATGGCGATCCGGGTCGACTTCGACCCATGTTCCGGTACGAGCGACCCAGTTCACGGATCCATGGGTCGACCCGCAAACCGGGTAACACTGATTTTGAGTAAAGGCCAGGGCACCTATTATATACAAGGATGTGGTTATTCCTAGGCTACTTGAAAAAAAAGGAAGTTTTTTTATATGTCTATATCCCTAACAGAAGAACAAAAACAATACAGCAGAGTAGACTATCAGTATCTAACCTTCAAGAAGCTCTTCTACCAAATTCCTGATAGagattttaataaataattatagtCTGACGGTGTTGATTTTAATGTAAAGAGCCTTGTCTCATGTCTAGCCTAAAATTCATTATAAGATTAAAAAACGTAAATTACTATCTTCATTTATAATTTGTAGGAGCGTGAAAAATAATGTTATGTTCTTTATCTATTAGGAAGAAGAATTATGTGAAAAGGTACCTGTCTTCATATGCTTTAAGCCCTAAAGAAGGAAGACTTGCAGATCCACAATCACTTCCAGCAGCAAAGAACCATTGAAAAACCCCCCACAAGAGGCTGAAGGATAAGAATTTGCCTAATGCTTTCACTTGCTCCCTAGTACATATATTAGGCATTCATCGAATTCAAAAaatgtcatatatatatatatttatatttatgaaagaGTAACTGAAAAGTTATTATTAGTTTAGAAAAACAAAGTATTATCAATGGAACTAAAGTTTTGTAAGAAATTACTTTGCCAGCTTTGCACCCTGAGGTGTGTGAAAGCTGTTGATAAGGTGAGCGGTCGCAATACCATTTGGATATATCAGTTTGTAGTCTATGATCATAATCTGAGACAACAAATCACATTAGAAAGTTATTAAGAAATGAATTGAAGCCATGTTCAATAACTTGTTGCCAACTATAAATTGAATCGTATAGTCCATCCATTTAAATCTTTATATCACTATCTTTAAAGTAAAGTTTGTACCTTTCTCAGAGATAGCACTGAGAACAGGCCTAGGAAACTAACGGTGAAGAGAAAGCCAATGATCCACCCAAAGCTCAGGCTTTTTGTATTCTGAGAATCATTAGCTTCTGTTACCTGCTTGCTAATTGTTTCACTCAT
This window contains:
- the LOC141673149 gene encoding pectinesterase inhibitor-like, coding for MVVCCRILWFSLLISTLLFSISSADQEFFDTICADTDNRTLCLQVLRDSADAIRAILGETAANAALGQVKVTRDLIYAFAKRAHKPGEKEQYRNCIMSYNFAIESLHKYKTAIAIKDFDTANVRASAALTDAYSCSDEGPDMPPANLPAKLKEANQKDKAYITIPLVVSNVKF
- the LOC141671030 gene encoding putative metal-nicotianamine transporter YSL7 isoform X1, which encodes MSETISKQVTEANDSQNTKSLSFGWIIGFLFTVSFLGLFSVLSLRKIMIIDYKLIYPNGIATAHLINSFHTPQGAKLAKEQVKALGKFLSFSLLWGVFQWFFAAGSDCGSASLPSLGLKAYEDRVLFIEMLSLETSCSPVKLVKDI
- the LOC141671030 gene encoding putative metal-nicotianamine transporter YSL7 isoform X3 — translated: MSETISKQVTEANDSQNTKSLSFGWIIGFLFTVSFLGLFSVLSLRKIMIIDYKLIYPNGIATAHLINSFHTPQGAKLAKEQVKALGKFLSFSLLWGVFQWFFAAGSDCGSASLPSLGLKAYEDRS
- the LOC141671030 gene encoding putative metal-nicotianamine transporter YSL7 isoform X2 — its product is MSETISKQVTEANDSQNTKSLSFGWIIGFLFTVSFLGLFSVLSLRKIMIIDYKLIYPNGIATAHLINSFHTPQGAKLAKEQVKALGKFLSFSLLWGVFQWFFAAGSDCGSASLPSLGLKAYEDRVERFYLKLQKDRGAAVLCCSI
- the LOC141671030 gene encoding uncharacterized protein LOC141671030 isoform X5, with the protein product MKRLLGFLFVKTWIKFLERSEIERSFTRQENTVIQACVVATAGIAFSDYDHRLQTDISKWYCDRSPYQQLSHTSGCKAGKGASESIRQILILQPLVGGFSMVLCCWK